One window from the genome of Gemmatimonadota bacterium encodes:
- a CDS encoding ParB/RepB/Spo0J family partition protein yields MSTDKTRRLGRGLEALLSPRPPQAEPVQPARPSGEETPKLGLRQIPLSQIRPNPLQPRKEFNATELADLEASIRANGLLQPVTVRTAANGYELIAGERRFRAVQRVGWTEIPAIVRGEADVDDKAALTLALVENLQRADLNPIEEAEGYQQLIAQFSLTQQEVAEVVGKDRSTVANVLRLLALPAAVRRMVREGQLTLGHARALLALGDDHRMLELAKIVIAEGLSVRDVERRIRESGTARTRAGAAPSATPETKRPAEVVRIEDELRRHLQTDVKIHLSAQDKGEVRIAFYSTDDLERVLDILLGASRERL; encoded by the coding sequence ATGTCAACTGATAAAACGCGGCGGCTTGGCCGCGGCCTCGAAGCGCTCCTCTCTCCGCGCCCTCCACAAGCTGAGCCTGTTCAGCCGGCGCGGCCCTCTGGTGAAGAGACGCCTAAGCTCGGGCTACGCCAGATTCCGCTCTCGCAGATTCGCCCAAATCCGTTGCAGCCGCGCAAAGAGTTCAATGCCACCGAGCTCGCGGATCTTGAGGCGAGCATTCGAGCGAACGGCTTATTGCAACCGGTCACGGTGCGCACCGCTGCGAATGGCTACGAGTTGATTGCCGGCGAGCGGAGATTCCGTGCCGTGCAGCGAGTCGGATGGACGGAGATTCCCGCGATTGTTCGCGGTGAAGCGGATGTGGATGACAAGGCCGCGCTCACACTCGCGCTTGTCGAAAATCTACAGCGCGCCGATCTCAATCCAATTGAAGAAGCGGAAGGATATCAGCAGCTCATTGCGCAGTTCTCGCTGACACAGCAAGAAGTGGCAGAGGTCGTTGGCAAGGATCGCTCAACGGTCGCGAACGTCCTGCGCTTGCTGGCATTACCGGCGGCAGTACGACGGATGGTCCGCGAAGGACAGTTGACGCTCGGACATGCGCGCGCACTCCTCGCGCTCGGCGACGATCATCGAATGCTCGAACTTGCCAAGATCGTGATCGCAGAAGGCTTGAGTGTGCGTGATGTCGAGCGTCGCATTCGTGAGTCCGGTACGGCGCGCACTCGTGCCGGAGCCGCCCCGAGCGCCACTCCCGAAACCAAGCGCCCAGCAGAGGTCGTCCGTATTGAAGATGAACTTCGGCGCCACCTCCAGACGGATGTGAAAATTCACCTGTCTGCACAGGACAAGGGCGAGGTACGCATTGCGTTCTATTCCACCGACGACCTTGAGCGTGTGCTGGACATCCTCCTGGGCGCGTCGAGAGAACGCCTGTGA
- a CDS encoding polymer-forming cytoskeletal protein — translation MFGKDAAARPESRGAGTEGTLSILSASVRIVGNLETTGTLKIDGRVEGSVSGARQLMLGRGGSIQGDVSAEEVVIGGTVDGGVRAATRIELQASAVVNGDIETKSIVVLEGARINGTVRMTGVAARISTQVAKANQ, via the coding sequence ATGTTCGGAAAAGATGCTGCCGCACGACCGGAGTCCCGTGGTGCCGGCACCGAAGGCACACTTTCTATTCTGTCAGCCAGCGTTCGAATTGTCGGCAACCTTGAGACAACCGGAACGCTGAAGATCGATGGCAGGGTTGAAGGCTCTGTATCTGGAGCGCGGCAACTTATGCTGGGCCGAGGTGGTTCAATCCAGGGTGATGTCTCGGCAGAAGAGGTGGTGATTGGTGGAACGGTGGATGGTGGTGTACGGGCAGCCACGAGAATCGAACTGCAGGCCAGCGCGGTCGTGAACGGCGACATCGAAACGAAATCGATCGTGGTACTCGAGGGCGCGCGAATCAACGGAACCGTACGCATGACGGGTGTAGCGGCGCGAATCAGCACTCAGGTCGCGAAAGCAAACCAGTAG